The following proteins come from a genomic window of Streptomyces sp. Sge12:
- a CDS encoding DUF2188 domain-containing protein: protein MAGRMTVYHVSPSGDRAAAAGVKWQVEGREGRRLLHEPHRTQKDAIDAARRHAREHEPAQIIVHARDGHIRTAYTYGEAPTASPDERGRRAGERGGLY, encoded by the coding sequence ATGGCAGGGAGAATGACCGTCTACCACGTCTCGCCGTCCGGTGACCGGGCGGCCGCCGCAGGCGTGAAGTGGCAGGTCGAGGGCAGAGAAGGCCGTCGGCTGTTGCACGAACCGCACCGCACCCAGAAGGACGCGATCGACGCAGCCCGCCGACACGCCAGGGAACACGAGCCCGCGCAGATCATCGTCCACGCCCGCGACGGTCACATCCGCACCGCCTACACCTACGGCGAGGCCCCTACGGCATCCCCCGACGAGCGTGGCCGCAGGGCAGGGGAGCGAGGGGGCCTCTACTGA
- a CDS encoding DUF4232 domain-containing protein, giving the protein MRIHRSRAAALAGIVGFVLALTGCGGAGTGGTGTPAASGTPAASGTASATATAAGPSGTGDPAGAAGPTPTGPDGKGQVTGGADATTEDAYAYTHPCSARNLTVKVTSPQGFPETVRVVTVTNNGSSTCGLDFHPAVGFSAKGSPLGIQATPPEGLGGAPAHPVRPGATTYAAVDLNPSGGGGPVADEINILADPSHMPNADGVSLPLATTGTVAKPRVGLYHFTARDSFDTL; this is encoded by the coding sequence ATGCGCATCCACCGGAGCCGTGCTGCGGCCCTTGCCGGCATCGTCGGGTTCGTCCTGGCACTGACCGGCTGCGGGGGCGCGGGGACCGGCGGCACGGGCACGCCGGCGGCTTCCGGCACCCCGGCCGCTTCCGGTACGGCGTCTGCGACTGCGACGGCGGCCGGTCCGAGCGGCACCGGCGATCCGGCGGGCGCCGCCGGCCCGACGCCGACGGGCCCCGACGGCAAGGGGCAGGTGACGGGCGGCGCCGACGCGACCACCGAGGACGCCTACGCCTACACCCACCCCTGTTCCGCCAGGAACCTCACCGTCAAGGTCACCTCGCCGCAGGGCTTCCCGGAGACCGTCCGGGTCGTCACGGTGACCAACAACGGTTCCAGCACGTGCGGCCTCGACTTCCACCCCGCCGTCGGCTTCAGCGCGAAGGGCTCCCCCCTCGGCATCCAGGCCACGCCGCCCGAGGGTCTGGGCGGCGCCCCGGCGCACCCGGTGCGGCCCGGGGCGACCACGTACGCGGCCGTGGACCTCAACCCCTCGGGCGGCGGCGGTCCCGTGGCCGACGAGATCAACATCCTGGCCGACCCGAGCCACATGCCGAACGCGGACGGCGTCAGCCTGCCGCTCGCCACCACGGGTACCGTCGCCAAGCCGAGGGTCGGGCTCTACCACTTCACCGCGCGCGACTCGTTCGACACCCTCTGA
- a CDS encoding transcriptional regulator, giving the protein MSAGTPDPLAGFDATIHAPNRLRICALLDAAGEAEFVLVQKQLDVSASVLSKHVAVLMDADYVEQRKAVRDTRQRVWLRLTRQGREAYQGHLAALRAIVGPPDPTP; this is encoded by the coding sequence GTGAGCGCCGGGACCCCGGACCCGCTGGCGGGTTTCGACGCCACCATCCACGCCCCGAACCGGCTGCGCATCTGCGCGCTGCTGGACGCCGCGGGCGAGGCGGAGTTCGTCCTGGTCCAGAAGCAACTCGACGTCTCCGCCTCGGTGCTGAGCAAGCACGTCGCCGTGCTGATGGACGCCGACTACGTCGAGCAGCGCAAAGCCGTCCGCGACACCCGGCAACGCGTGTGGCTCCGTCTGACCCGGCAGGGCCGCGAGGCCTACCAGGGGCACCTCGCGGCGCTGCGGGCGATCGTGGGACCGCCGGATCCGACTCCCTGA
- a CDS encoding ABC transporter permease encodes MTPTPTPATTPVPATTPVPATTTTATATYGPAGGLGPAEPRARFHDLVAAEWIKIRSLRSTWIAYGATALAVIAFNAGTAYDTYNYWPQRTAADRADFVRDGIPLQEAFTANAAMVMMLALGAIGAIAIIGEYSTGTIRTTFAAVPARRSVMAAKTVVVAAASTVFGAIVAGASFALTQAILDGRDAGISISHPGALRVVVASALLAPVCAVAGMAIGSVIRHTSATMIAAVVVILVLPLAFTDGRHWSAVAGHATLYQAWSRLVQVGSPHTDFPWTTGGAWTVYAVWALTAAVLAVTSVQRRDQ; translated from the coding sequence GTGACCCCGACCCCGACTCCGGCCACGACTCCGGTTCCGGCCACGACTCCGGTTCCGGCCACGACCACGACCGCGACCGCGACGTACGGTCCCGCCGGCGGACTCGGCCCCGCCGAACCCCGCGCCCGCTTCCACGACCTGGTCGCCGCCGAATGGATCAAGATCCGGTCGCTGCGCTCGACCTGGATCGCCTATGGGGCCACCGCCCTGGCCGTCATCGCGTTCAACGCGGGCACCGCCTACGACACGTACAACTACTGGCCTCAGCGGACCGCGGCGGACCGGGCCGACTTCGTCCGGGACGGAATTCCCCTGCAGGAGGCGTTCACGGCGAACGCCGCCATGGTCATGATGCTCGCCCTCGGTGCCATCGGCGCCATCGCGATCATCGGCGAGTACAGCACGGGCACCATCCGTACGACGTTCGCGGCCGTTCCGGCCCGCCGTTCGGTGATGGCGGCCAAAACGGTCGTCGTCGCGGCGGCCAGCACCGTCTTCGGCGCGATCGTCGCGGGGGCCTCGTTCGCCCTGACGCAGGCCATCCTCGACGGCCGGGACGCGGGCATATCGATCAGCCACCCGGGCGCCCTGCGCGTCGTAGTGGCGTCCGCCCTCCTTGCGCCCGTGTGCGCGGTCGCCGGCATGGCCATCGGCTCCGTCATCAGGCACACCTCGGCCACCATGATCGCCGCGGTGGTCGTCATCCTCGTGCTGCCCCTCGCCTTCACCGACGGCCGCCACTGGTCGGCGGTCGCCGGGCACGCCACGCTCTACCAGGCGTGGTCACGGCTCGTGCAGGTCGGCTCCCCGCACACCGACTTTCCGTGGACGACCGGCGGAGCCTGGACCGTGTACGCGGTGTGGGCGCTCACCGCAGCCGTGCTCGCGGTCACCAGCGTGCAACGGCGCGACCAGTGA
- a CDS encoding ABC transporter ATP-binding protein yields the protein MIEVNELTKRYGGTTAVNDLTFAVRPGRVTGFLGPNGAGKSTTLRMILGLHEPTSGTVTIDGRPFRDRARGLRHIGALLDAHDVHGGRSARAQLSALARSNRIPQRRVEEVLREVGLADVAGRRIGGFSLGMKQRLGIASALLGDPPVLLFDEPLNGLDPEGVKWVRDLFRRLAAEGRTVFVSSHLMSEMEHTADQLIVIGRGELIAAESLTEFSARGTRQSAVVGTTAAVALRDLLTAEGAVVPAQQGELLTVTGLTAVRIGEIALEHRIPLHHLSTRSASLEEAFMELTAESVQYLAGDPR from the coding sequence GTGATCGAAGTCAATGAACTCACGAAGCGATACGGCGGCACGACGGCTGTCAACGACCTGACCTTCGCCGTGCGGCCCGGCCGGGTGACCGGCTTCCTCGGGCCGAACGGCGCCGGCAAGAGCACCACGCTGCGGATGATCCTCGGCCTCCACGAGCCCACCAGCGGCACCGTCACCATCGACGGGCGCCCCTTCCGTGACCGCGCCCGCGGCCTGCGCCACATCGGCGCCCTCCTCGATGCGCACGACGTGCACGGCGGGCGCAGCGCGCGGGCGCAACTGTCCGCGCTGGCCCGCAGCAACCGCATACCGCAGCGCCGGGTGGAGGAGGTGCTGCGGGAGGTCGGCCTCGCCGACGTCGCCGGCCGCCGCATCGGAGGATTCTCGCTCGGCATGAAACAGCGGCTCGGCATCGCCTCCGCCCTGCTCGGCGATCCGCCGGTCCTGCTCTTCGACGAACCGCTCAACGGCCTCGACCCGGAAGGAGTGAAGTGGGTGCGCGACCTGTTCAGGCGGCTCGCCGCCGAGGGCCGCACCGTGTTCGTGTCCAGCCATCTCATGTCCGAGATGGAGCACACCGCAGACCAGCTGATCGTCATCGGCCGCGGCGAACTGATCGCGGCGGAAAGCCTCACCGAGTTCTCCGCCCGCGGCACCCGGCAGAGCGCCGTGGTCGGCACCACCGCCGCGGTCGCCCTGAGAGACCTGCTGACGGCCGAGGGCGCCGTCGTACCCGCCCAACAGGGCGAGTTGCTCACCGTGACCGGGCTGACCGCGGTCCGGATCGGTGAGATCGCCCTGGAGCATCGCATTCCGCTGCACCACCTCAGCACCCGGTCCGCCTCCCTGGAGGAGGCGTTCATGGAGCTCACCGCCGAAAGCGTCCAATACCTCGCAGGAGACCCCCGGTGA
- a CDS encoding sensor histidine kinase has product MSASVSLPLLKRIPPGLWTALAWSAAGVAPIVEYVVMPPGPTYSLNFPRDGLDPVGARALLALAFVLVLAGSAVLRRRTSPAYALVIAGTVASTAAWRQDEIPPLQFLAVDVALCYIAAVRSRRNSLTAAAAALGVLTCYFMLRLLVGDDSGIAPEPFLALTVVIAWLIGNSARQARAHTAELYARAAAQAVTAERLRIAREMHDTVAHSIGIIALQAGAAARVVETQPARAREAMLNVEKAGRETLSGLRRMLGALREADQDQEGPGQDDGRTRASLQPAGLSDVERLAATAMAAGVRVEVRRQGRRRPLPADIDLAAFRIVQESVTNAVRHSGADSCLVLVDYRADELAVEVSDRGKGGGTSTGSGTSTSSGYGLIGMRERVTLLHGDFTAGPRPGGGFLVAVRLPLPATTEAGAT; this is encoded by the coding sequence ATGTCTGCCTCCGTGTCTTTGCCGCTACTCAAGCGCATACCGCCGGGCCTGTGGACGGCGCTGGCGTGGTCGGCGGCAGGGGTGGCGCCCATCGTCGAGTACGTCGTGATGCCGCCGGGGCCGACGTATTCGCTCAACTTTCCCCGGGACGGGCTCGATCCGGTTGGCGCCAGGGCTCTGCTTGCGCTCGCCTTCGTGCTGGTCCTGGCCGGTAGTGCGGTGCTGCGCCGCAGGACTTCGCCGGCGTACGCACTGGTGATCGCCGGTACGGTCGCCTCGACGGCGGCCTGGCGCCAGGACGAGATCCCGCCCCTGCAGTTCCTGGCCGTGGATGTGGCCCTCTGCTACATCGCGGCCGTCCGATCCCGGCGGAACTCGCTCACGGCGGCCGCGGCGGCACTCGGCGTGCTCACCTGCTATTTCATGCTGCGGCTGCTCGTGGGGGACGACTCCGGGATCGCCCCTGAGCCCTTCCTGGCCCTGACCGTGGTCATCGCCTGGCTCATCGGCAACTCGGCCCGTCAGGCCCGCGCCCACACCGCAGAGCTGTACGCACGGGCCGCCGCGCAGGCCGTCACCGCCGAACGGCTGCGCATCGCCCGGGAAATGCACGACACCGTGGCCCACAGCATCGGCATCATCGCCCTGCAGGCCGGCGCCGCAGCCCGGGTCGTCGAGACCCAGCCGGCCAGGGCCCGGGAGGCGATGCTCAACGTGGAGAAGGCGGGGCGCGAGACGCTGTCCGGGCTGCGGCGGATGCTCGGAGCCCTGCGTGAGGCCGACCAGGATCAGGAAGGCCCCGGCCAGGACGACGGGCGTACACGGGCGTCGCTGCAGCCGGCCGGCCTGTCGGACGTGGAACGGCTCGCCGCGACGGCCATGGCCGCCGGTGTCCGCGTGGAGGTGCGCCGGCAGGGCAGACGTCGCCCGCTGCCCGCCGACATCGACCTGGCGGCGTTCCGGATCGTCCAGGAGTCGGTGACCAACGCCGTACGGCACTCGGGGGCGGATTCCTGCCTCGTGCTCGTCGACTACCGCGCGGACGAACTCGCGGTCGAGGTCTCGGACCGAGGGAAAGGCGGCGGCACCAGCACAGGCAGCGGCACCAGCACAAGCAGCGGATACGGACTGATCGGCATGCGCGAGCGGGTCACCCTGCTGCACGGCGATTTCACGGCCGGGCCCCGTCCCGGGGGCGGCTTCCTGGTGGCGGTCAGACTGCCGCTACCGGCAACAACCGAGGCGGGAGCCACATGA
- a CDS encoding response regulator, translating into MTIRVVLTDDQPLVRAALQMVITDTPDIEVVGEAGDGAEAVRLTEELAPDVVVMDLRMPGMDGIEATRLITQSTGSARVVVLTTFDDDEYVYGALHAGASGFLVKDMALDDILSAIRIVAAGDALIAPAVTRRLIKDFIARPAASPPRQAKLDGITAREREVLTLVGKGLSNTEIAGELCISIATAKTYLTRLLAKLDARDRVQLVILAYEAGLVAAHR; encoded by the coding sequence ATGACCATCCGTGTCGTACTCACCGACGACCAGCCCCTGGTCCGCGCCGCACTGCAGATGGTCATCACGGACACCCCGGACATCGAGGTGGTGGGCGAGGCCGGAGACGGCGCGGAAGCAGTACGGCTGACGGAGGAACTCGCCCCCGACGTCGTCGTGATGGACCTCCGGATGCCCGGTATGGACGGCATCGAAGCCACCCGGCTGATCACGCAGAGCACCGGATCCGCACGCGTCGTCGTCCTCACGACCTTCGACGACGACGAGTACGTCTACGGGGCGCTGCACGCCGGCGCATCCGGATTCCTCGTCAAGGACATGGCCCTGGACGACATCCTCTCCGCGATCCGGATCGTTGCCGCCGGGGACGCCCTGATCGCCCCGGCCGTCACACGCCGGCTGATCAAGGACTTCATCGCCCGACCCGCAGCGTCACCGCCGCGGCAGGCGAAGCTCGATGGCATCACCGCCCGAGAACGCGAGGTGCTGACCCTCGTCGGCAAGGGCCTGTCCAATACGGAGATCGCCGGCGAGCTCTGCATCAGCATCGCCACCGCCAAGACCTACCTGACCCGCCTGCTCGCCAAACTCGATGCCCGCGACCGGGTACAGCTGGTGATCCTGGCCTACGAGGCAGGCCTGGTGGCAGCGCACCGGTGA
- a CDS encoding MAB_1171c family putative transporter, translated as MQQLLHPVCLALAAAGFLLLLASPQRLRQDRARAALAGVYGFCACSFLVSLEPVWQFVGGVTGRPSIGILMAFGFVTAQVALQSVVLAHWALSPDRARARARLFLTAGGVVVLALTTLFFLLPAGGPTTPQQFTATYIRYGVYQTYLVLYVVAYGIGQGVLGVGCWRAAGRTEEVWIARGLRVVGTGALLTLGYSAIRLAAVAAAASGSGGPSAATESLAWVFADIGNLLVLTGFFIPTLAVHTVLRMKTWLRTHRDYRALAPLWSVMHDVVPGIVLEPQGSVTATRSPSWGTAWRLYRRAVEIRDGQWALRHYLEESVRRTAEERHRAAGLVAAELAAAVTADQLHSAVAAYVRGDPALGPAEYADARTRESLRTPDDDVRALLRIAARFNAGAATEEAAPART; from the coding sequence GTGCAGCAGCTCCTCCATCCGGTGTGCCTGGCGCTGGCCGCAGCCGGATTCCTCCTGCTCCTGGCCTCCCCGCAACGTCTGCGGCAGGATCGGGCGCGTGCCGCCCTCGCAGGCGTCTACGGCTTTTGCGCATGCTCCTTCCTGGTTTCCCTGGAACCCGTCTGGCAGTTCGTGGGCGGCGTCACGGGCCGCCCCTCGATCGGCATCCTCATGGCGTTCGGCTTCGTGACGGCGCAGGTGGCGCTGCAATCCGTCGTCCTCGCCCACTGGGCGCTCTCCCCGGACCGCGCACGGGCCCGGGCCCGGCTGTTCCTCACGGCCGGCGGAGTGGTCGTCCTGGCACTGACCACCCTCTTCTTCCTGCTACCCGCCGGCGGTCCGACGACGCCTCAGCAATTCACGGCCACGTACATCCGCTACGGCGTCTACCAGACGTACCTGGTCCTCTACGTGGTCGCGTACGGCATCGGGCAGGGCGTCCTCGGCGTCGGCTGCTGGAGAGCCGCCGGCCGCACGGAAGAGGTGTGGATCGCACGCGGACTGCGTGTCGTCGGCACCGGGGCCCTGCTCACGCTCGGCTACAGCGCCATCCGACTCGCCGCAGTCGCAGCCGCAGCAAGCGGAAGCGGCGGACCGTCGGCGGCCACCGAGAGCCTGGCGTGGGTCTTCGCCGACATCGGTAACCTGCTCGTCCTCACCGGATTCTTCATCCCGACGCTGGCCGTTCACACCGTCCTGCGCATGAAGACCTGGTTGCGCACGCACCGCGACTACCGGGCCCTGGCACCCCTGTGGAGCGTGATGCACGACGTCGTACCCGGCATCGTGCTCGAACCGCAAGGGTCGGTCACGGCGACCCGCTCGCCGAGCTGGGGCACGGCGTGGCGTCTGTACCGCCGTGCCGTGGAGATCCGGGACGGCCAGTGGGCCCTGCGGCACTACCTGGAGGAGTCGGTGCGCCGTACGGCCGAGGAGCGCCATCGCGCCGCCGGACTCGTGGCGGCCGAGCTGGCTGCTGCCGTGACGGCCGACCAGCTCCACTCAGCAGTGGCCGCCTATGTCCGCGGGGATCCCGCACTCGGCCCGGCCGAATACGCCGATGCCCGCACGCGCGAGTCGCTCCGTACTCCGGACGACGACGTCCGCGCCCTGCTGCGGATCGCCGCTCGCTTCAATGCCGGCGCTGCCACCGAGGAAGCAGCGCCCGCACGCACCTGA
- a CDS encoding ImmA/IrrE family metallo-endopeptidase yields MKYSDDVRRHSRRFVRSLRLPPVDSVRDLLPAVEERSGYPIRIVPSPADNVGGVCGLWIRMAEGVDYVFVDEKTSRAHQDHIIAHELAHILCNHRGFAALPQAAPDSERLVPTLDPSVVRMMLGRTDYAHGDEKEAELVGTYLQRHVHRPRVRIKQHDRAAETLLGGHDMRK; encoded by the coding sequence GTGAAGTACTCGGATGACGTGCGGCGCCACAGCCGCCGCTTCGTCCGCAGTCTCCGGCTGCCGCCGGTCGACAGCGTGCGGGACCTGCTGCCCGCCGTGGAGGAGCGCTCCGGGTATCCCATACGGATTGTTCCGTCGCCCGCGGACAACGTAGGGGGCGTGTGCGGCCTGTGGATCCGGATGGCGGAGGGCGTCGACTACGTATTCGTCGACGAGAAGACGAGCCGCGCCCATCAAGACCACATCATCGCCCATGAATTGGCGCACATCCTCTGCAACCACCGCGGCTTCGCGGCCTTGCCGCAGGCGGCCCCGGACTCCGAGCGCCTCGTCCCCACGCTCGACCCGTCGGTGGTGAGGATGATGCTGGGTCGCACGGACTACGCCCACGGCGACGAGAAGGAGGCGGAGCTGGTCGGCACGTACCTGCAGCGCCACGTCCACCGGCCCCGAGTCCGCATCAAGCAGCACGACCGGGCCGCGGAGACGTTGTTGGGCGGCCACGACATGAGGAAGTGA
- a CDS encoding helix-turn-helix domain-containing protein — protein MIVAGRQPTLIPLLRGAVLSKEAFRERLDRLFETVHPPGRGPYSNKEVAQLLQERGGPGLSHVYLWQLRTGRRDNPTRRHLEALAEFFGVPVAYFFDDDTAGRIDAELDLVRQLRDSGVKRVATRVAGLSPASMEQILAAVEQLRMKEGLASDPSEGGRSGSGAADEDEGEGS, from the coding sequence ATGATCGTGGCAGGTCGTCAACCAACATTAATCCCGCTGCTCAGGGGGGCTGTTCTGTCCAAGGAAGCGTTCAGAGAGAGACTCGACAGGCTCTTCGAGACTGTTCATCCGCCGGGTCGGGGCCCCTACTCGAACAAGGAGGTCGCGCAGCTGCTGCAGGAACGCGGGGGGCCAGGGCTCTCCCACGTCTACCTGTGGCAACTGCGCACCGGACGGCGGGACAACCCGACCCGGCGGCACCTCGAGGCGCTCGCGGAGTTCTTCGGGGTGCCCGTGGCGTACTTCTTCGACGACGACACCGCAGGCAGGATCGACGCCGAACTGGACCTCGTTCGGCAACTGCGCGACAGCGGAGTGAAGAGGGTCGCGACACGCGTTGCCGGGCTGTCGCCGGCGAGCATGGAGCAGATCCTCGCCGCCGTCGAGCAGCTTCGGATGAAGGAGGGCCTTGCATCCGATCCGTCCGAAGGGGGGAGGAGCGGGAGCGGCGCGGCCGACGAGGACGAGGGGGAGGGTTCGTGA
- a CDS encoding D-alanine--D-alanine ligase family protein, with product MLQAELLRHKRIAVVYGPVSEEDSLYIRNVPREKWSLAGILGALEGLGLHAEHVDPTDTDFIERIRLFDVAFLNVHGPYGEDGRLQGLLDYLSIPYTSSGVLAGSIGMDKLASKAVFSYLGIPVPRAVPVPRSRAAEVPGDFSFPAMLKAVDGGSSVGMALVGAAADLPHEAEVLNSRGFNRLFLEEYIHGRAVTVSVMATESGPTALPPLEFVTESEYYDESTKLGGSGAPHVEYRVPDLPPHELKDLTEKSKAVYEFLACRGAVRIDYMIDNQGVAYALEVNTIPGLQDQSNLPVSCRLEGITYPELITSLLVNAVENAAPAPWTAE from the coding sequence GTGTTACAGGCCGAGCTGTTACGCCACAAGAGGATTGCCGTGGTGTACGGCCCCGTTTCCGAAGAGGACAGCCTCTACATTCGCAACGTACCGCGCGAGAAGTGGTCACTCGCCGGCATTCTGGGCGCCCTTGAGGGCCTCGGCCTGCACGCCGAGCATGTGGATCCCACAGACACGGACTTCATCGAGCGCATCCGGCTCTTCGACGTTGCCTTCCTGAACGTGCACGGCCCGTACGGCGAGGACGGCAGGCTCCAGGGGCTGCTCGACTACCTCTCGATCCCCTATACCTCTTCCGGTGTCCTGGCCGGCAGCATCGGCATGGACAAGCTCGCCAGCAAGGCCGTGTTCAGCTACCTCGGAATACCCGTCCCACGGGCTGTGCCCGTCCCCCGTTCCCGGGCGGCCGAGGTGCCGGGCGACTTCTCGTTCCCCGCCATGCTCAAGGCCGTGGACGGCGGCAGCAGCGTCGGCATGGCCCTGGTCGGCGCCGCGGCAGACCTGCCCCACGAGGCCGAAGTCCTCAACAGCCGAGGGTTCAACCGGCTCTTCCTCGAGGAATACATCCACGGCCGGGCCGTCACCGTGAGCGTCATGGCCACGGAGTCGGGCCCGACAGCACTGCCGCCGCTCGAGTTCGTCACCGAGTCCGAGTACTACGACGAGTCGACGAAACTCGGGGGCTCCGGGGCGCCGCACGTCGAATACCGCGTGCCGGACCTGCCGCCCCACGAACTCAAGGACCTGACCGAGAAATCGAAGGCGGTCTACGAGTTCCTCGCCTGCCGCGGAGCCGTCCGGATCGACTACATGATCGACAATCAGGGCGTCGCCTACGCCCTCGAGGTGAACACCATTCCGGGCCTGCAGGACCAGAGCAATCTGCCCGTTTCCTGCCGCCTCGAGGGCATCACCTACCCCGAACTCATCACGTCTCTTCTGGTGAACGCCGTCGAGAATGCCGCACCCGCTCCATGGACAGCCGAGTGA
- a CDS encoding MFS transporter, protein MDSRVIAKLQLLPPPGGLRRFAVANLINTVGSGLYITGGTLFFTRTVGLSVEQTALGLTVGTGVGLALMMVFGRLADRFGPKLVYVSLLVVQAAMMAVFTQVRSFSWFLVVATISGIADRGISGTVGSLIHAMSDGGNRITARAQLRTATNVGLGLGTLIAGAALLVDTPQAYTFVVAGNAVLFTAAASMLAGVHVAHHRGPRAAAVGARAPGPLRDTRYLAVTAANGLLALHASVLSFALPLWVADHTDAPKWSIAMVMIVNTVIVVLLQVRVSRRASAVPQAARMARLTGVVLAAACLTLAATESLGPVLCIAVLLLWTVIYTAGELWQTSAEFCFGFELASDDAQGAYQSVFALGPGVMRALAPTLLATLILGNGTAGWIVLAGFFVVSGFLASTAALAANRNRHAFRRPAATPMTLPSDRSVPSS, encoded by the coding sequence ATGGACAGCCGAGTGATCGCCAAGCTGCAACTGCTGCCACCTCCGGGCGGATTACGCCGGTTCGCCGTTGCCAACCTCATCAACACGGTCGGCAGCGGGCTGTACATCACCGGCGGCACCCTGTTCTTCACGAGGACCGTCGGACTGAGCGTCGAGCAAACGGCCCTCGGGCTGACGGTGGGCACCGGAGTGGGGCTCGCCCTGATGATGGTGTTCGGCCGGCTGGCCGACCGGTTCGGGCCCAAGCTCGTCTACGTGTCGCTGCTGGTGGTCCAGGCCGCGATGATGGCCGTGTTCACCCAGGTGCGCAGCTTCTCCTGGTTTCTCGTGGTCGCCACCATCAGCGGCATCGCAGATCGCGGCATCTCCGGCACCGTCGGCTCCCTGATCCACGCCATGAGCGACGGCGGCAACCGGATCACCGCCAGGGCGCAACTCAGGACCGCCACCAACGTCGGGCTGGGGCTGGGCACGCTGATCGCCGGCGCCGCACTGCTGGTGGACACTCCGCAGGCCTACACGTTCGTGGTGGCGGGCAACGCCGTCCTCTTCACTGCCGCCGCCTCGATGCTGGCCGGAGTGCACGTCGCGCACCACCGGGGGCCCCGCGCCGCAGCGGTCGGCGCCCGCGCACCGGGCCCGCTGCGCGACACCCGCTATCTCGCCGTCACCGCGGCCAACGGACTGCTGGCGCTGCACGCCAGCGTGCTGAGCTTCGCTCTGCCGCTCTGGGTCGCCGACCACACCGACGCACCCAAGTGGTCCATCGCCATGGTGATGATCGTCAACACGGTCATCGTGGTCCTCCTCCAGGTTCGGGTCAGCCGGCGGGCGAGTGCCGTACCCCAGGCGGCCCGGATGGCGCGGCTGACCGGTGTCGTGCTCGCTGCGGCCTGCCTGACCCTGGCGGCCACGGAGTCCCTGGGGCCCGTCCTCTGCATCGCCGTTCTCCTCCTGTGGACCGTGATCTACACGGCCGGCGAGTTGTGGCAGACGTCCGCGGAGTTCTGCTTCGGGTTCGAGCTGGCCTCCGACGACGCACAGGGCGCCTACCAGAGCGTCTTCGCACTGGGGCCGGGCGTGATGCGCGCCCTCGCCCCGACCCTGCTCGCCACGCTGATCCTGGGGAACGGAACCGCAGGATGGATCGTGCTCGCGGGGTTCTTCGTCGTGTCCGGCTTCCTGGCGTCGACGGCGGCACTGGCCGCGAACCGCAACCGGCACGCATTTCGACGTCCGGCCGCCACCCCCATGACGCTGCCCTCAGATCGGAGCGTCCCGTCCTCGTGA
- a CDS encoding cysteine peptidase family C39 domain-containing protein: MTTPLPVQRYPQHFTAAEQSDTAFPWPSGGPEVWGEKCCGLACLRMILDHHGLPVPSQRHLLREGLEQGAYTPKGWIHRGLVDVAGLHGLSGAAVPFSFPAQLQSIAEAGLPSIVSASFRFPEDGRKGGHLVVFRGEAVKDGQRYAAFADPSRWGADHTELPAERFWASWTGRAVVLWPQDRPAAWIADAVGPDLADLLGISPGSEALVGEAR, translated from the coding sequence GTGACCACACCCCTTCCCGTCCAGCGCTATCCCCAGCACTTCACCGCCGCGGAGCAGTCCGACACCGCCTTTCCCTGGCCCTCGGGCGGTCCGGAGGTCTGGGGGGAGAAGTGCTGCGGACTCGCCTGTCTGCGCATGATCCTCGACCACCACGGCCTGCCGGTCCCGTCCCAGCGGCACCTGTTGAGGGAGGGACTGGAGCAGGGCGCCTACACGCCCAAGGGGTGGATCCACCGCGGCCTGGTCGATGTCGCCGGCCTGCACGGGCTGTCCGGCGCGGCAGTGCCCTTCAGCTTCCCCGCGCAGTTGCAGAGCATCGCCGAGGCGGGACTGCCGAGCATCGTGTCGGCCAGCTTCCGGTTTCCCGAGGACGGCCGCAAGGGCGGACATCTCGTGGTGTTCCGCGGCGAGGCCGTCAAGGACGGCCAACGGTACGCGGCGTTCGCCGACCCGTCCCGCTGGGGTGCCGACCACACGGAGCTGCCCGCCGAACGGTTCTGGGCGAGCTGGACGGGCCGGGCCGTGGTCCTGTGGCCGCAGGACCGGCCGGCCGCGTGGATCGCCGACGCCGTCGGTCCGGACCTGGCGGACCTGCTCGGGATCTCTCCCGGGTCCGAGGCGCTGGTCGGGGAGGCCCGGTGA